The Antennarius striatus isolate MH-2024 chromosome 23, ASM4005453v1, whole genome shotgun sequence genome has a segment encoding these proteins:
- the LOC137590301 gene encoding uncharacterized protein isoform X7, translating to MSHSLDSSYDSEKQSSTSSTGQYGLSSRQAENNLHIIYSHLGLMPSLGSSVNSSVSLDSSGAASPLVIPWLMEKRAEYNGFVKDSDIERSTDIHIDRAREEGVAHENSLQFSNVAIPQRDVLCSSHTRMASYPMSSTTTSQGQRHSNFKCSSSLDWLLNCNTPSADDSKSPAPSKYVLISHQKSSLHLTNRKCLQKESCHRLSSPRRSLDRVSSPRRSLDRLSSPRRSLDRLSSPRWSLDRLSSPRRSLDRLSSPRRSLDRLSSPRRSLDRLSSPSRRRDRLSSPRRSLDRLSSSRRSLDRLSAPRERRDQLSSPRRSLDRLSSPRRSLDRLSSPRRSLDRLSSSRRSLDRLSAPRRTRDRQTSPRWSHVRVSSPRRSFDRLSSPRRSLDRLSSPRRSLDRLSSPRRSLDRLSSPRRSLDRLSSPRRSLDRVSSPRRSLDRLSSPRRSLDRLSSPRRSLDRLSSPRRSLDRLSSPRKSLDRLSSPRRSLDRLSSPRRSRDRLSSPRRRRDRLSSPRRSRDRLSSPRRRRDQLSSPRRSRDRLSSPRRSLDWLSSPRRSLDRLSSPRRSLDRLPSPRRGNDRPSSQRMGYDRPSSPRRGYDRPSSPRRGYNRPSSPRRGYNRPSLPRMGYDQASRASKDSAFKQKKPISAKSLAKKLLKASAVQSLSEQCDIEAMAKTLGSVILAELTKVKSASASLSSASSSPKAEEELLSTPSKSSSDLRKRQSGKSSPPTVVRLQGVDKSLSRNDVVTALEHYGRTKSVLLFRSKLQAVACYENEEDAKKLMTVESLNVKGLPVTVVRHKDEEKMPHQDKPSTSSVSNPQTNESITAARPRKVLLPTPKRPLFSGKRESFANILITRMFDCPGTATKPKVLMSKSKKISTRQLAKTIKAGKLPVKKAKKRQSTSSGSMLGTGQSKQKPTAETSVTSVTQSVVEKKETDATSTTEEAVGPQEDKAEIETSNVTSFKPQHQSELDQDAEELQSMQLEETGLGATEPMEVDIRESQTPSSPFETHPEDTKTIKQDVVTSVTTQADPSVRNPSVTVVSRHQAAASTSSEPGPESSHLTIGEMVEEHMNIERLVCINLKTCFTPKFLSHGPRVCKVLVTGLPPYYDGCYTEKDIVKMLIPLGFESHTRAIYVVPQMCMALVQISKANFVQYLKQEARRKNILKFKGHKIKLRVLKNDIDMTQRGMYIFLMKLMNSPVTCLGFKVVFIKNISPSEIETLREMVKKQCCIKNFLPLLNKVYIEFKTAWDADQFGICCNLLPKNPHRGVYRLRSEKISESIELPACGNTSDCQDVATERYPSAEAIPPKSTTPFWMTITTCPYLYPTSFPYFINPNNLTVNGEKDMEEANRIGSKIPTIMLTGFTNGLHKHEDVVKLLRPYFPKHNLDFLYYNVLVLPLQRRAFVFFTDWTSCCDFVRDHISKPVSVRNCTLTVHFVLEDMGPVSSEEMVYRTAMKWTSPEFPVSPPETLEDRLLCVEVSVTFVALIKMVINMIGSLATLVNFLPLSNKIYVEIADSRGITQVMKKIQGRSKKQRLCRSCVLHIETLKSLKERLQHKREWETQPSVTSEQRAAASSNVAGEEDAEKPGPEISNVPTADPKENPSGVPQIDNHIFKVIKEAVRQHRLTQRTTPLFAGIAMEEDSSADVQQTGPKEDQTLQVLDSVNNEDKVGPEEFSEMEIDGTFQVLDCLTEDQATTDEVSALVQDDCSSTIKSLTGDAAVPVGDASEERSAGPPDQEMHKNDSQVLGSSCKQGSNGKRGKGLSTQSYKDLKYPDGQISNEDQPLEDHDEKLKDLNSLFTEQGTFEILDSVEEIVTKHENQKPGTPSCQISDENVTSIANDSLKVVDSLKGLTPATETESQSDGKGEKAKKRETTIRNDRPSRRITSSKNEENNSGKKQDKAAIKMDPTTDGGKKGTGTMDKMDFQIVYSVEDESVVDTSTNIERSGRRRSARGKKDEKITSTLTNIPDKPVEDEEATADEPTITTRSARGKMKKTVAPKKAIPTRRAKSARIQEQNKEQTKNKEADVTNESPNRSGISETEACEEDSTYKIFDSVEEVGKNNRPATGQKRKRGRPKKLTKKAKQDNAASKQVENDASKTVTDEEATSVLISLNETLVTLDEAGSDEKKMQEEAKQEDEPVKKSTSSKVSIKHEREEEKEPTDIPSPTSLGASMSLDKNLRSSDDQPEVLKTEVEVEAAAKADIDSTSSGADRPPELETLDGCKDEGWSRRDIKDVSKQRGDLTEPEAKRCRFHSPCDPADFKLPSLKPPVSDEGEKETELPCVDPFGQPGVKDDSVGVASAQRPDVKPAFEARTENRESHNSYCPPLGEKRIQFFDKFGTRFNDKDLINPNNWGKIASARQGRVPRHNPFSHMDVWKSTQIKSESTMLSCFAVETPNKPANQCDVRMTIYHHNHGPWAEVEMMEKERTQLLTFLVAPPGPVFPTLPQGCFYNGPTGIMKTHKRKKYM from the exons ATGTCTCATTCCCTTGATAGCTCTTATGACTCTGAGAAACAAAGTTCAACCAGCTCTACTGGGCAGTATGGACTCTCCAGTAGGCAGGCCGAGAATAATCTTCACATAATATACTCTCATCTCGGACTTATGCCCAGCCTTGGTTCTTCTGTAAATTCTTCTGTGAGTCTAGATAGCTCTGGTGCAGCATCTCCATTGGTTATTCCTTGGTTGATGGAGAAAAGAGCGGAATACAATGGGTTCGTGAAAGATAGTGACATAGAAAGATCAACAGACATACATATTGACAGAGCCAGAGAGGAAGGGGTGGCTCATGAAAACAGTTTACAGTTTAGTAATGTGGCGATCCCACAAAGAGATGTGTTGTGCTCCTCGCACACTAGAATGGCCTCATACCCAATGTCCTCAACCACTACTTCTCAAGGGCAAAGACACTCAAACTTTAAATGCAGTAGCTCCTTGGACTGGTTATTGAACTGCAATACACCCAGTGCCGATGACAGCAAATCACCCGCTCCATCTAAATAT GTGTTGATCTCCCACCAGAAGAGCAGCCTTCATCTTACCAACCGCAAATGCCTGCAGAAAGA gagctgccATCGACTGTCATCACCAAGAAGGAGCCTCGATCGAGTGTCATCACCAAGAAGGAGCCTCGATCGACTGTCATCACCGAGAAGGAGCCTCGATCGACTGTCATCACCGAGATGGAGCCTCGATCGACTGTCATCACCGAGAAGGAGCCTCGATCGACTGTCATCACCGAGAAGGAGCCTCGATCGACTGTCATCACCGAGAAGGAGCCTCGATCGACTGTCATCACCAAGCAGGAGGCGAGATCGACTGTCATCACCGAGAAGGAGCCTCGATCGACTGTCATCATCAAGAAGGAGCCTCGATCGACTGTCAGCACCAAGGGAGAGGCGAGATCAACTGTCATCACCAAGAAGGAGCCTCGATCGACTGTCATCACCGAGAAGGAGCCTCGATCGACTGTCATCACCGAGAAGGAGCCTCGATCGACTGTCATCATCAAGAAGGAGCCTCGATCGACTGTCAGCACCACGAAGGACCCGAGATCGACAGACATCACCACGATGGAGCCACGTTCGAGTGTCATCACCACGAAGGAGCTTTGATCGACTGTCATCACCGAGAAGGAGCCTCGATCGACTGTCATCACCGAGAAGGAGCCTCGATCGACTGTCATCACCGAGAAGGAGCCTCGATCGACTGTCATCACCGAGAAGGAGCCTCGATCGACTGTCATCACCAAGAAGGAGCCTCGATCGAGTGTCATCACCAAGAAGGAGCCTCGATCGACTGTCATCACCGAGAAGGAGCCTCGATCGACTGTCATCACCGAGAAGGAGCCTCGATCGACTGTCATCACCGAGAAGGAGCCTCGATCGACTGTCATCACCAAGAAAGAGCCTCGACCGACTGTCATCACCAAGAAGGAGCCTCGATCGACTGTCATCACCAAGAAGGAGCCGAGATCGACTGTCATCACCGAGAAGGAGGCGAGATCGACTGTCATCACCAAGAAGGAGCCGAGATCGACTGTCATCACCGAGAAGGAGACGAGATCAACTGTCATCACCGAGAAGGAGTCGAGATCGACTGTCATCACCAAGAAGGAGCCTTGATTGGCTGTCATCACCACGAAGGAGCCTCGATCGACTGTCATCACCACGAAGGAGCCTCGATCGACTGCCATCACCAAGAAGGGGCAACGATCGACCGTCATCACAAAGAATGGGCTACGATCGACCATCATCACCAAGAAGAGGCTACGATCGACCATCATCACCAAGAAGGGGCTACAATCGACCATCATCACCAAGAAGGGGCTACAATCGACCATCGTTACCAAGAATGGGCTACGATCAAGCATCAAGGGCATCAAAAGACTCAGCCTTTAAACAAAAGAAGCCCATCAGTGCAAAGAGCCTGGCGAAGAAATTACTGAAAGCATCAG CTGTTCAATCTCTTTCAGAACAGTGTGACATTGAGGCTATGGCTAAGACTCTGGGTTCTGTCATACTAGCTGAACTAACCAAGGTGAAGTCAGCTTCTGCCTCAttgtcatcagcatcatcatccccTAAAGCAGAGGAAGAGTTACTGTCAACGCCCTCAAAATCAAGCTCTGACCTGCGGAAAAGACAG TCCGGCAAATCTTCACCTCCAACAGTGGTGAGACTACAAGGGGTTGATAAATCTCTGTCGCGCAATGACGTCGTCACAGCTTTGGAGCACTATGGGAGAACCAAATCGGTTTTACTATTTCGGTCTAAACTGCAG GCAGTGGCCTGTTACGAGAACGAGGAAGATGCAAAGAAGCTGATGACTGTAGAGAGCCTTAATGTCAAAGGATTACCAGTCACTGTCGTCAGACATAAG GATGAGGAAAAGATGCCTCATCAGGA taaacCTTCCACATCCAGTGTATCCAATCCTCAAACCAATGAATCTATAACCGCTGCCAGGCCTAGAAAGGTTCTTCTCCCTACACCTAAAAGGCCTTTATTCTCTGGCAAAAGAGAGTCTTTTGCAAACATTCTTATCACTCGGATGTTTGACTGTCCAGGGACTGCCACTAAGCCCAAAGTCCTAATGTCCAAATCAAAAAAGATCTCAACCAGGCAGTTGGCTAAAACTATAAAAGCAGGGAAGTTGCCTGTCAAAAAGGCCAAAAAGAGGCAAAGTACATCATCTGGATCCATGTTAGGAACCGGTCAGTCCAAGCAGAAACCTACAGCTGAGACTTCAGTTACCAGTGTTACACAATCTGtggtggagaaaaaagaaacagacgcCACCTCAACAACTGAAGAGGCAGTTGGGCCGCAGGAAGACAAAGCAGAGATTGAAACCTCAAATGTGACCAGTTTTAAACCTCAGCATCAATCAGAACTGGACCAAGATGCTGAAGAGCTTCAATCAATGCAGCTTGAGGAAACAGGACTTGGTGCCACAGAGCCCATGGAGGTTGACATTCGTGAGAGTCAGACACCAAGTAGTCCGTTTGAAACCCACCcagaagacacaaaaacaataaaacaag ATGTGGTGACATCAGTGACGACACAAGCTGATCCGTCAGTCAGGAATCCATCCGTCACCGTTGTGAGCCGACATCAAGCAGCTGCATCCACGTCGTCTGAACCCGGGCCTGAAAGCAGTCATCTGACAATTGGAGAGATGGTGGAGGAACACATGAATATTGAAAGACTAG TGTGCATCAACTTGAAAACCTGCTTTACACCAAAG TTTCTAAGTCATGGTCCCCGAGTTTGTAAGGTGCTGGTGACTGGTTTACCTCCATATTACGATGGCTGCTACACAGAGAAGGACATAGTCAAAATGCTCATCCCGTTGGGGTTTGAAAGTCACACTCGAGCTATTTATGTTGTTCCTCAAATGTGTATG GCTTTGGTCCAGATTTCAAAAGCAAACTTTGTCCAGTACCTAAAGCAAGAAGCCAGGAGAAAGAACATCTTGAAATTCAAAGGACATAAAATCAAGTTACGTGTACTCAAGAATGACATAGACATGACCCAG AGAGGGATGTACATCTTTCTCATGAAGCTAATGAATTCT CCTGTGACTTGTCTAGGATTCAAAGTAGTCTTCATCAAGAACATTTCACCAAGTGAGATTGAGACCCTCAGGGAAATGGTGAAGAAACAATGTTGCATCAAGAACTTCCTACCACTCCTGAACAAG GTATATATAGAATTCAAGACCGCTTGGGATGCTGATCAGTTCGGAATTTGTTGCAATCTCCTTCCCAAAAACCCCCATCGTGGAGTCTACAGGCTGAGATcagaaaaaatatctgaatcCATCG AATTGCCAGCTTGTGGAAACACTTCAGACTGTCAAGATGTTGCAACAGAACGTTACCCTTCAGCAGAAGCCATTCCACCAAAAAGCACCACACCATTTTGGATGACGATAACAACTTGTCCTTATTTATACCCTACTTCATTTCCTTATTTCATCAACCCCA ATAACCTGACGGTCAACGGAGAGAAGGACATGGAG GAGGCCAACCGTATTGGCTCCAAGATCCCCACAATCATGTTGACTGGTTTTACCAATGGATTGCACAAGCATGAGGATGTGGTCAAGCTACTGAGGCCATATTTTCCCAAACACAACCTTGACTTCCTGTACTACAACGTGTTGGTCCTTCCACTGCAGAGGAGG GCCTTTGTGTTTTTCACCGACTGGACTTCATGCTGCGATTTTGTTAGAGATCACATCTCAAAACCGGTTTCTGTCAGAAACTGCACTCTCACAGTCCACTTTGTGTTGGAAGACATGGGTCCTGTGTCCAGTGAG GAAATGGTGTATAGAACTGCCATGAAGTGGACCTCTCCT GAGTTTCCAGTGTCTCCCCCAGAGACCCTGGAGGATCGGttgctgtgtgtggaggtttcTGTGACATTTGTAGCCCTCATCAAGATGGTCATAAACATGATCGGCTCCTTGGCAACACTTGTCAACTTCCTGCCGTTGTCTAATAAG ATATATGTGGAGATAGCGGACTCACGTGGCATCACTCAggtgatgaaaaaaatacaaggaagATCTAAAAAGCAACGTCTTTG taGGAGTTGTGTTCTACACATTGAGAC tTTGAAGAGTCTAAAAGAGAGACTACAGCATAAAAGGGAGTGGGAAACCCAGCCTTCTGTCACCTCTGAACAGAGAGCTGCTGCCTCAAGCAATGtagctggagaggaggatgctgAGAAACCAGGTCCAGAGATCTCCAATGTACCCACTGCTGATCCTAAAGAGAACCCTTCAGGTGTTCCTCAGATTGATAACCATATTTTTAAGGTGATCAAAGAAGCTGTTCGCCAGCACAGACTCACCCAACGGACCACACCCCTGTTTGCAGGGATAGCG ATGGAGGAGGATAGCAGCGCTGATGTCCAGCAAACTGGACCAAAAGAAGACCAGACTTTGCAAGTCTTGGACAGTGTTAACAATGAAGACAAAGTTGGTCCAGAGGAATTCAGTGAAATGGAAATTGACGGCACATTCCAAGTGTTGGACTGTCTCACTGAAGATCAAGCTACTACAGATGAAGTCAGTGCCCTGGTCCAGGATGATTGTTCCTCCACAATAAAGTCATTGACTGGAGATGCTGCAGTTCCTGTCGGTGATGCATCTGAAGAAAGATCAGCAGGTCCACCAGATCAAGAGATGCATAAAAATGATTCACAAGTTTTAGGTTCAAGTTGCAAACAAGGTTCAAATGGTAAGAGAGGGAAAGGGCTTTCAACACAATCCTACAAAGATCTGAAGTATCCTGATGGACAAATCTCAAATGAAGACCAGCCCCTTGAAGACCATGACGAAAAATTAAAAGATCTCAACAGTCTTTTCACTGAACAAGGAACCTTTGAGATTTTGGACTCGGTTGAAGAAATTGTAACAAAACATGAGAACCAAAAACCTGGAACTCCTAGTTGCCAGATATCTGACGAAAATGTTACGTCCATCGCCAATGACTCCTTGAAGGTAGTGGATTCTTTGAAAGGTCTTACACCTGCTACAGAAACTGAGTCACAGTCTGATGGCAAGGGGGAAAAGGCCAAGAAAAGGGAGACAACCATTAGAAATGATAGACCATCAAGGAGGATCACATCCTCCAAAAATGAAGAGAATAATTCAGGTAAAAAACAGGACAAGGCAGCAATAAAAATGGACCCCACAACAGACGGTGGTAAAAAAGGCACAGGGACTATGGACAAGATGGATTTTCAAATAGTATACTCAGTTGAAGATGAATCAGTTGTAGATACCTCCACCAACATAGAAAGGTCTGGTAGGAGAAGGAGTGCAAGGGGCAAGAAGGATGAAAAAATTACATCAACTCTCACAAACATTCCTGACAAACCTGTCGAGGACGAGGAAGCTACAGCAGATGAACCAACCATCACAACAAGATCTGCCAGAGGAAAAATGAAGAAGACAGTCGCTCCAAAAAAAGCCATTCCAACAAGGAGGGCCAAGTCTGCTCGGATACAGGAGCAAAACAAGGAACAAACTAAGAATAAAGAGGCTGACGTAACAAATGAAAGCCCAAACAGGAGTGGAATCAGTGAAACAGAAGCTTGTGAGGAGGATTCTACTTACAAAATATTTGACTCCGTAGAAGAAGTCGGTAAGAATAACCGACCAGCAACgggccaaaaaagaaaaaggggaagaccaaagaaatTGACTAAAAAAGCCAAACAAGATAATGCAGCATCAAAACAAGTGGAGAATGATGCATCCAAAACTGTGACTGATGAAGAGGCAACCAGCGTACTCATCAGCTTGAATGAA aCCTTGGTGACTTTAGATGAAGCAGGCAGTGATGAGAAAAAGATGCAGGAAGAAGCCAAACAGGAAGATGAACCAG TGAAGAAATCTACCAGCAGCAAAGTTTCCATTAAACACGAgcgagaagaagaaaaggaaccAACTGATATACCGTCTCCAACTTCACTCGGTGCTTCGATGTCACTGGACAAAAATCTGCGTTCATCTGACGACCAGCCtgaggtcttgaagacagaggtggaggtggaagcaGCGGCTAAAGCCGACATCGATTCCACCTCTTCAGGAGCGGATCGGCCTCCAGAGCTGGAGACGCTGGACGGATGTAAGGATGAAGGATGGAGCAGGAGAGACATTAAAG aTGTGAGTAAACAGAGGGGGGATCTTACCGAACCTGAAGCAAAGCGATGTCGTTTTCATTCTCCTTGCGACCCTGCCGACTTCAAACTGCCATCGCTGAAG CCCCCTGTCTCAGACGAAGGTGAGAAGGAAACAGAGCTACCATGTGTAGACCCTTTTGGCCAGCCGGGAGTGAAGGACGACAGTGTCGGAGTCGCTTCTGCACAAAGACCAGATGTGAAACCAGCCTTTGAAGCTCGCACTGAAAACAGGGAGTCTCACAATTCATACTGTCCTCCACTTGGGGAGAAAAGGATTCAGTTCTTCGATAAATTTGGGACACGATTCAATGATAAAGATTTGATTAATCCCAACAACTGGGGTAAAATCGCTTCTGCAAGACAAGGAAGGGTTCCACGGCACAATCCTTTCAGTCATATGGACGTTTGGAAGTCCACACAAATTAAGTCTGAGTCAACAATGTTGAGTTGCTTCGCTGTTGAGACCCCCAACAAACCGGCCAATCAGTGCGATGTGCGGATGACCATCTACCATCACAACCACGGTCCTTGGGCTGAGGTAGAGATGATGGAAAAAGAAAGGACTCAACTTCTGACTTTCCTAGTTGCACCACCAGGACCCGTGTTCCCCACACTCCCCCAAGGATGCTTTTATAACGGTCCCACTGGGATCATGAAAACACATAAGAGGAAAAAATACATGTGA